In Trifolium pratense cultivar HEN17-A07 linkage group LG7, ARS_RC_1.1, whole genome shotgun sequence, a genomic segment contains:
- the LOC123900028 gene encoding uncharacterized protein LOC123900028 — protein MKRKNIDHDDVVVFGVRLSLGGCGGSCHLQDDVFTKNIINNSVTNDDVEDGVVFAKNIINNSVTNDDVEDAVVFTKNIINNSVCLCLSLAAADSASCRFPFHCETSDGETHLAKKRKLSLQGTKKNNVCNAVPAIVHVPLPVARRPRNWNCSTGLELFDDPWKIKKVLKQTDLGSNCNILIKRELAKDFIVPVLGGRQICENRDVRVPVWDLDTNSVHSLVFTIRPSNQSHVFKDTWIRDFVLRRNLKIGDEIGLLWDQYNCQFVFSVLRAYCCHQVRGDQH, from the coding sequence ATGAAACGCAAGAACATCGAtcatgatgatgttgttgtttttggtgtCCGTCTCTCACTAGGTGGTTGTGGTGGTTCTTGTCATTTGCAAGATGATGTTTTTACCAAGAACATCATCAACAACTCTGTTACAAATGATGATGTTGAAGATGGTGTTGTTTTTGCCAAGAACATCATCAACAACTCTGTTACAAATGATGATGTTGAAGATGCTGTTGTTTTTACCAAGAACATCATCAACAACTCTGTATGTCTCTGTCTATCTTTAGCCGCTGCTGATAGTGCCTCGTGCCGTTTTCCATTCCATTGTGAGACCAGCGATGGTGAAACTCATTTGGCAAAGAAACGGAAACTTTCCCTGCAAGGAACAAAAAAGAACAACGTATGCAATGCTGTTCCTGCTATTGTTCATGTTCCTCTTCCTGTTGCAAGAAGACCAAGAAACTGGAATTGTTCAACTGGGTTGGAACTTTTTGATGATCCATGGAAAATCAAGAAAGTGTTGAAACAAACCGATCTCGGCAGTAACTGTAATATCTTGATCAAGAGAGAATTGGCGAAAGATTTCATTGTTCCGGTCTTGGGTGGTCGTCAAATTTGTGAGAATAGAGACGTTCGTGTTCCGGTATGGGATTTAGACACAAACTCTGTCCATTCTCTTGTTTTCACCATTCGCCCTTCGAATCAAAGCCATGTCTTTAAAGACACGTGGATCAGAGATTTCGTCCTTCGAAGGAACTTAAAGATTGGAGATGAAATCGGATTACTTTGGGATCAATACAACTGTCAGTTTGTTTTCTCGGTTCTCCGTGCCTATTGTTGTCATCAAGTCAGAGGAGATCAACATTAG
- the LOC123900027 gene encoding magnesium-chelatase subunit ChlH, chloroplastic produces the protein MASFLSTPFTLPNSKVDQLSSVAQRHLFLHSFLPKKPNYYGGNSKASLRVKCNAIGNGLFTQTTQEVRRIVPENKKNLPTVKIVYVVLEAQYQSSVSAAVRELNSKQKDASFEVVGYLVEELRDKSTYETFCKDLEDANIFIGSLIFVEELALKVKAAVEKERDRLDAVLVFPSMPEVMRLNKLGSFSMSQLGQSKSPFFQLFKKKKTSSAGFADSMLKLVRTLPKVLKYLPSDKAQDARLYILSLQFWLGGSPDNLQNFFKMISGSYVPALKGTKMEYSDPVLFLDNGIWHPLAPCMYDDVKEYLNWYGTRRDANEKLKSSTAPVVGLVLQRSHIVTGDDGHYVAVIMELEAKGAKVIPIFAGGLDFSGPVERFFIDPITKKPFVNSVISLTGFALVGGPARQDHPRAIEALMKLDVPYIVALPLVFQTTEEWLNSTLGLHPIQVALQVALPELDGGMEPIVFAGRDPKTGKSHALHKRVEQLCTRAIRWAELKRKTKEDKKLAITVFSFPPDKGNVGTAAYLNVFSSIFSVLKELQGDGYNVEGLPETSEALIEDILHDKEAQFSSPNLNVAYKMNVREYQALTPYSTALEENWGKPPGNLNADGENLLVYGKQYGNVFIGVQPTFGYEGDPMRLLFSKSASPHHGFAAYYSFVEKIFKADVVLHFGTHGSLEFMPGKQVGMSDVCYPDSLIGNIPNVYYYAANNPSEATIAKRRSYANTISYLTPPAENAGLYKGLKQLSELISSYQSLKDTGRGQQIVSSIISTAKQCNLDKDVDLPEEGVELPTKDRDLVVGKVYNKIMEIESRLLPCGLHVIGEPPTAMEAVATLVNIAALDRVEEGISSLPSILAESVGRNIEEIYRSSDKGVLKDVELLRQITEASRGAITSFVERTTNSKGQVVDVSNKLTSILGFGINEPWIQYLSDTKFYRGDREKLRVLFEYLGECLRLIVADNEVGSLKQALEGKFVEPGPGGDPIRNPKVLPTGKNIHALDPQSIPTTAAMESAKIVVERLLERQKIDNGGKYPETVALVLWGTDNIKTYGESLAQVLWMIGVNPIADNLGRVNRVEPVSLEELGRPRVDVVVNCSGVFRDLFINQMNLLDRAVKMVAELDEPAELNYVRKHAIEQAETLGIEVREAATRIFSNASGSYSSNINLAVENSSWNDEKQLQDMYLSRKSFAFDSDAPGAGMSEKRQVFEMALSTADATFQNLDSSEISLTDVSHYFDSDPTNLVQNLRKDGKKPSAYIADTTTANAQVRTLSETVRLDARTKLLNPKWYEGMLSSGYEGVREIEKRLTNTVGWSATSGQVDNWVYEEANTTFIQDEEMLKKLMSTNPNSFRKLVQTFLEANGRGYWETEEENIEKLRQLYQEVEDKIEGIDR, from the exons ATGGCTTCATTTTTATCAACACCATTTACTCTACCAAACTCTAAGGTTGATCAACTTTCTTCAGTTGCTCAAAGACACctttttcttcattcttttcTTCCTAAGAAACCCAATTACTATGGTGGTAACTCAAAAGCTTCATTGAGAGTTAAATGCAATGCAATTGGTAATGGGTTGTTCACTCAAACTACTCAAGAAGTTCGTAGAATAGTTCCTGAGAATAAGAAGAATCTACCAACAGTGAAAATTGTGTATGTTGTTCTTGAAGCTCAGTACCAATCATCAGTCTCTGCAGCTGTTAGAGAACTCAACAGCAAACAAAAAGACGCTTCTTTTGAAGTTGTTGGCTACTTAGTCGAAGAGCTTCGCGACAAATCGACATACGAAACATTCTGTAAGGATTTGGAAGATGCTAATATTTTCATTGGTTCATTGATTTTTGTTGAGGAGCTTGCACTTAAAGTGAAAGCAGCTGTTGAGAAAGAAAGGGACAGACTTGATGCAGTTCTTGTGTTTCCATCAATGCCTGAGGTGATGAGACTTAACAAGTTGGGATCTTTTAGCATGTCACAGCTTGGACAATCAAAAAGTCCTTTTTTTCAGCTttttaagaagaagaaaacttcTTCAGCTGGATTTGCTGATAGCATGTTGAAGCTTGTGAGAACATTGCCTAAGGTTTTGAAGTATTTACCAAGTGATAAAGCTCAAGATGCTAGGCTTTATATATTGAGTCTTCAGTTTTGGCTTGGTGGTTCACCTGATAATTTGCAGAATTTCTTTAAGATGATTTCTGGTTCATATGTTCCGGCATTGAAAGGTACGAAAATGGAGTATTCTGATCCTGTTTTGTTTTTAGATAATGGAATTTGGCACCCTTTAGCACCTTGTATGTATGATGATGTGAAAGAGTATTTGAATTGGTATGGAACTAGAAGGGATGCTAATGAGAAGTTAAAGAGTTCAACTGCGCCGGTTGTTGGTTTGGTTTTGCAAAGGAGTCATATTGTTACTGGTGATGATGGTCACTATGTTGCTGTGATTATGGAACTTGAGGCTAAAGGTGCTAAGGTTATTCCTATTTTCGCCGGAGGGTTAGACTTTTCTGGGCCCGTTGAGAGGTTCTTTATTGATCCTATTACTAAGAAACCATTTGTTAATTCGGTGATATCTTTGactggttttgctcttgttggAGGACCTGCTAGACAAGATCATCCAAGGGCTATTGAAGCTTTGATGAAGCTTGATGTTCCTTATATTGTTGCATTGCCACTGGTTTTCCAAACAACTGAAGAATGGCTGAACAGTACTTTGGGTTTGCATCCAATTCAGGTTGCTCTTCAAGTTGCATTGCCTGAGCTAGATGGTGGGATGGAGCCAATAGTTTTCGCCGGTCGAGATCCTAAAACTG GAAAATCTCACGCTCTTCACAAGAGAGTGGAGCAGCTTTGCACCAGGGCAATCAGATgggctgaattgaaaagaaaaacaaag GAAGATAAGAAACTAGCAATTACTGTCTTCAGTTTCCCACCAGACAAAGGAAATGTAGGAACTGCTGCGTACCTAAACGTCTTCTCCTCCATTTTCTCTGTTCTTAAAGAACTCCAAGGTGATGGTTACAATGTTGAGGGTCTTCCAGAGACTTCAGAAGCATTGATCGAAGATATATTGCATGACAAAGAAGCGCAGTTCAGCAGCCCAAATCTCAACGTTGCTTACAAAATGAACGTTCGTGAATACCAAGCTCTCACTCCTTATTCAACAGCATTAGAAGAAAATTGGGGAAAGCCTCCCGGGAATCTGAATGCAGATGGAGAGAATCTATTGGTATACGGGAAACAATACGGTAATGTATTCATCGGTGTTCAACCTACATTTGGTTATGAAGGCGATCCTATGCGGTTGCTTTTCTCCAAATCTGCTAGCCCTCATCATGGTTTTGCAGCATATTACTCTTTCGTTGAGAAAATTTTCAAAGCCGATGTTGTTCTTCATTTCGGCACACACGGTTCCCTTGAATTCATGCCTGGAAAGCAGGTAGGGATGAGTGATGTATGTTACCCTGACAGTCTGATCGGGAATATTCCAAACGTCTATTACTATGCTGCAAACAACCCTTCCGAGGCTACCATAGCCAAACGCAGGAGCTACGCAAATACCATAAGCTATCTGACTCCTCCAGCCGAAAATGCTGGACTATACAAGGGTCTTAAGCAGTTAAGTGAACTCATCTCGTCATATCAGTCCCTCAAGGACACTGGCCGCGGTCAACAAATTGTGAGTTCAATTATTAGCACGGCCAAACAATGCAATCTCGACAAGGATGTGGATTTGCCAGAGGAGGGTGTTGAGCTTCCAACTAAAGATCGTGATCTTGTTGTTGGGAAGGTGTATAATAAGATCATGGAGATTGAGTCCCGCCTGTTGCCTTGTGGACTCCATGTCATTGGTGAGCCACCCACAGCCATGGAAGCAGTTGCTACATTGGTGAACATAGCTGCACTTGATCGTGTGGAAGAAGGTATTTCCTCCCTCCCTTCTATACTAGCTGAGAGTGTAGGAAGAAACATAGAGGAAATTTATAGAAGCAGTGACAAAGGAGTATTAAAGGATGTAGAGCTTCTTCGCCAAATAACCGAAGCATCACGCGGAGCAATTACTTCCTTTGTGGAGAGAACTACTAATAGCAAGGGTCAAGTTGTTGATGTATCTAATAAACTTACCTCCATCCTTGGATTCGGCATAAACGAACCATGGATTCAGTACTTGTCGGACACCAAATTTTACCGAGGTGATAGAGAAAAGCTCAGAGTTTTGTTTGAGTACCTGGGAGAATGTTTGAGGTTAATTGTAGCTGATAATGAAGTGGGAAGTTTAAAACAAGCCTTGGAAGGTAAGTTTGTAGAGCCAGGACCTGGAGGTGACCCAATCAGAAACCCTAAAGTTTTACCAACAGGGAAGAATATTCATGCCCTTGATCCACAATCTATTCCTACTACAGCAGCAATGGAGAGTGCCAAAATAGTGGTAGAGAGATTGCTTGAGAGGCAAAAAATTGATAATGGAGGAAAGTATCCCGAGACAGTTGCACTTGTACTGTGGGGAACAGATAACATTAAGACATATGGGGAATCACTTGCCCAGGTTCTGTGGATGATTGGTGTGAATCCGATAGCCGATAACCTTGGAAGGGTCAACCGTGTAGAACCTGTAAGCCTTGAAGAGCTCGGAAGACCTAGGGTTGACGTCGTCGTTAATTGCTCTGGAGTATTCAGAGACCTTTTCATCAACCAG ATGAATCTTCTGGATAGAGCAGTGAAGATGGTTGCCGAATTAGACGAACCAGCAGAACTGAACTATGTAAGGAAGCATGCAATTGAACAAGCTGAAACCCTAGGGATTGAAGTTCGAGAAGCCGCAACAAGGATCTTCTCCAATGCGTCAGGATCTTACTCCTCAAACATAAACCTGGCTGTGGAAAATTCTTCATGGAATGATGAGAAGCAGCTCCAAGACATGTACCTTAGCAGAAAGTCTTTTGCTTTTGATTCTGATGCTCCTGGTGCAGGCATGAGTGAAAAAAGACAAGTCTTTGAGATGGCTCTCAGCACAGCAGATGCCACATTCCAAAACCTCGACTCGTCAGAAATCTCTCTCACTGATGTCAGTCATTACTTTGACTCAGACCCAACTAACCTTGTTCAAAATTTAAGGAAAGATGGGAAGAAGCCAAGTGCATATATTGCTGATACCACCACTGCTAATGCCCag GTACGCACCCTTTCGGAGACAGTTCGACTTGATGCAAGAACCAAGCTGTTGAACCCTAAGTGGTATGAAGGCATGCTATCTAGTGGTTATGAGGGTGTTCGCGAGATCGAGAAGAGGCTTACAAACACAGTTGGATGGAGTGCAACTTCTGGACAAGTTGACAACTGGGTGTATGAAGAAGCTAACACAACATTTATCCAAGATGAGGAAATGTTGAAGAAGTTGATGAGCACAAATCCTAACTCCTTTAGGAAGCTGGTGCAGACATTCTTGGAAGCCAATGGACGCGGATATTGGGAAACTGAAGAAGAAAACATTGAGAAGCTGAGACAGTTGTACCAAGAAGTGGAAGATAAAATTGAAGGCATCGATCGTTGA
- the LOC123896035 gene encoding uncharacterized protein LOC123896035, whose amino-acid sequence MNCWQISSSQGVHLLGKRRWPQTRDNLFRRRVIQDEGEQNCVMCGSEAETAVHLFVYCDFAVQMRKGMIMIWNAVIWTLWLHRNKIVFENGIGDVEGLVAEVKISSSKWWIERTQATPCLFYEWNQEPLICIGSV is encoded by the exons ATGAATTGCTGGCAAATAAGTTCCTCGCAGGGAGTTCACTTACTCGGGAAGAGAAGATGGCCTCAAACAAGAGATAACCTATTTCGGAGAAGGGTTATTCAGGATGAAGGGGAGCAGAATTGTGTTATGTGTGGGAGTGAAGCAGAAACTGCAGTTCATCTGTTTGTTTACTGTGATTTTGCGGTTCAG ATGCGTAAAGGTATGATAATGATATGGAATGCAGTCATTTGGACCCTGTGGTTGCATAGAAACAAGATTGTGTTTGAGAATGGAATTGGGGATGTAGAAGGACTAGTGGCAGAGGTAAAAATTTCTTCATCGAAGTGGTGGATTGAAAGGACTCAAGCAACTCCTTGCTTGTTCTATGAGTGGAATCAGGAACCTTTAATCTGTATTGGTTCTGTGTAG
- the LOC123900025 gene encoding protein N-terminal glutamine amidohydrolase, producing the protein MAVSTIDVSHFHHTPFYCEENVHLLCKKLCNDGIANSEGSDLFVAFISNEKKQIPLWNQKASNRADGVILWDYHVICIQINKGDGPPLVWDLDSSLPFPSPLASYVSETIRPSFQLFSDYNRLFRIVHAPVFLRCFASDRRHMKGSDGHWNEEPPPHEPIVAEDGTVHNLNEYFNISGSDAIADIRTSSVKDAVFSQKHGVVIKENQLEELFSHISLQQPHESN; encoded by the exons ATGGCAGTGTCAACTATTGATGTTTCTCACTTCCATCACACCCCTTTTTATTG TGAGGAGAATGTACATTTGCTTTGCAAGAAATTGTGCAATGATGGAATAGCAAATTCCGAAGGATCTGATCTTTTTGTTGCTTTCATTTCCAATGAAAAGAAACAG ATTCCACTTTGGAATCAAAAAGCTAGCAATAGGGCAGATGGGGTTATTCTCTGGGATTACCATGTCATTTGCATTCAG ATAAATAAAGGAGATGGCCCTCCACTTGTGTGGGACTTGGATTCATCTCTTCCTTTTCCCTCACCTCTAGCTTCATATGTGTCTGAAACAATTCGCCCTTCTTTTCAACTTTTCTCTGATTATAATAG ATTATTCAGAATTGTGCATGCTCCAGTCTTCCTTCGCTGTTTTGCATCTGATAGAAGACACATGAAAGGTTCTGATGGACATTGGAATGAAGAACCTCCTCCACATGAACCCATAGTTGCTGAAG ATGGAACAGTACACAACCTAAATGAATACTTCAACATATCTGGTTCGGATGCTATTGCCGATATTAGAACCAGTTCAGTCAAAGATGCGGTGTTTTCCCAGAAACACGGTGTGGTGATAAAGGAAAATCAGCTTGAAGAATTATTTTCTCATATATCTTTACAACAGCCACATGAATCTAATTAG